The proteins below are encoded in one region of Desulfosalsimonas propionicica:
- the secF gene encoding protein translocase subunit SecF → MEIIKPGINFDFIGRRYLGYGISALLLIASLLTLVINAGPNFGIDFVGGTIVQVQFDRKVKIADVKTGLDQIGLGGSAVQRFGAAEHNEFLIRTNDPLSTGDDFSEHISSALSASTDAAPEIRRVEMVGPQVGETLREKALFALFYALLFITIYISGRFEMKWMLSAATAGALIGAVYLFSLFNVSIPFLILVALIVSLVLFYQLHLRFAMGATVALIHDVTITVGVFTLLGKEFSLPIVAALLTIIGYSLNDTIIVFDRIRENLRRHNRSSLEGNINRSINETLSRTILTSATTLMVLLCLFFLGGDIIHDFALAMIIGVVIGTYSSVFVASPMLLFMAGGAAPPQRTAASEAA, encoded by the coding sequence ATGGAAATCATCAAACCCGGGATCAATTTCGATTTTATCGGCCGGCGATACCTGGGATACGGCATTTCGGCGCTGTTGCTGATTGCAAGTCTGCTCACCCTGGTGATCAATGCCGGGCCCAATTTCGGCATTGATTTTGTGGGCGGCACCATTGTGCAGGTACAGTTTGACCGGAAAGTGAAAATCGCCGATGTCAAAACCGGGCTGGATCAGATCGGTCTGGGCGGCTCTGCGGTGCAGCGGTTTGGCGCGGCTGAGCATAATGAATTTTTGATCCGGACCAATGATCCCTTGTCCACTGGAGACGATTTTTCGGAACATATAAGCAGTGCTCTTTCCGCATCCACTGATGCGGCTCCTGAAATCCGCCGTGTGGAAATGGTGGGCCCGCAGGTGGGTGAAACCCTGCGGGAAAAGGCCCTGTTTGCCCTTTTTTATGCGCTGTTGTTTATTACCATTTATATTTCCGGCCGTTTTGAAATGAAGTGGATGCTCAGTGCGGCCACGGCCGGGGCCTTAATCGGGGCAGTGTATCTGTTCTCCCTTTTTAACGTCAGCATTCCGTTTCTGATCCTGGTGGCCCTGATTGTCAGCCTGGTTTTGTTTTATCAGCTTCATCTGCGCTTTGCCATGGGCGCCACCGTGGCCCTTATTCACGACGTGACCATTACTGTGGGGGTGTTTACCCTGCTGGGCAAGGAGTTTTCCCTGCCTATTGTGGCGGCCCTTTTGACCATTATCGGCTATTCGCTCAATGACACCATTATCGTGTTTGACCGGATTCGTGAAAATCTCCGGCGCCACAACCGCAGCAGCCTGGAGGGCAATATCAACCGCAGCATCAATGAGACCCTGAGCCGGACCATCCTGACCTCCGCAACCACCCTGATGGTTTTGCTCTGCCTGTTTTTCCTGGGCGGAGATATTATCCACGACTTTGCCCTGGCCATGATCATCGGGGTGGTGATCGGCACGTATTCTTCTGTTTTTGTGGCCAGCCCGATGCTGCTGTTTATGGCGGGCGGCGCCGCACCGCCACAAAGGACGGCGGCATCGGAAGCGGCCTAG
- the lptE gene encoding LPS assembly lipoprotein LptE gives MLAAGCGYRLAGGGSLPGDVRRIAVETFTNRTGEIGIEAVITNDILYEITRTDKATISDKNRADAVLTGMIRSARSSSISHSAAHETSEERVTVVVDVRLVSTGGETLWSANGISASEEYAVASDNMGTEQNKKSAVAKLSGRLAQRIYYRMTDDF, from the coding sequence ATGCTTGCCGCCGGCTGCGGGTACCGACTGGCCGGCGGCGGCAGCCTCCCCGGGGATGTGCGGCGGATCGCAGTGGAAACATTTACCAACCGCACCGGTGAAATCGGCATCGAAGCCGTGATTACCAATGACATCCTCTACGAGATCACGCGCACGGACAAAGCCACAATAAGCGACAAAAACAGGGCAGACGCGGTGCTTACCGGGATGATCCGTTCTGCACGCAGCAGCAGCATTTCCCACAGTGCAGCCCATGAAACCTCAGAAGAACGGGTAACCGTGGTGGTGGATGTCAGGCTTGTCAGCACAGGCGGCGAGACCCTGTGGTCTGCAAACGGGATTTCAGCCTCGGAGGAATACGCGGTGGCCAGCGACAACATGGGCACTGAGCAGAATAAAAAATCCGCTGTGGCCAAGCTCTCCGGCCGGCTGGCACAGCGGATTTATTATCGGATGACCGATGATTTTTGA
- the leuS gene encoding leucine--tRNA ligase yields the protein MDQRYDPQTIEPKWQQVWEKTRAFCADADASREKYYLLEMFPYPSGRIHIGHVRNYTIGDVVARYKRMCGYNVLHPMGWDAFGMPAENAAIANKTHPAQWTWENIAAMRKQLKRLGLSYDWERELATCDPKYYKWEQWLFIRMYEKGMVYRKESLVNWCETCSTVLANEQVENGECWRCGRPVKQKKLWGWFFKITDYADDLLEHCEKLPGWPEKVLTMQKNWIGKSTGAQIRFPVSGTHEVIHVFTTRPDTIYGATYMVLAPEHPLVRTLSRDTGQQETVDAFVDRMAAESRTDRMLETKEKEGVFLGAWCTNPVTGTQIPVYTANFALMEYGTGAVMSVPAHDQRDYEFAKKYGIDIIVVIKPEDLSVEETAATQAYTGDGVMVNSGPFDGMHNRKAYEDLIAYFEKNGLGKRSISYRIRDWGISRQRYWGAPVPMIHCDTCGIVPVKDTDLPVVLPENVDLLEGGGSPLSSHEAFVNVACPQCGAAARRETDTMDTFVESSWYFERYCSPHCDTAMFDKKEVAYWMPVDQYIGGVEHAVMHLLYSRYFTRVLKDMGLVDFKEPFTRLLTQGMVCKETQHCPEHGFLYPEEAGARGESVFCKKCGQPVEVGRVEKMSKSKKNIIDPNELVARYGADTVRLFCLFAAPPERDLEWSEQGVEGGFRFLNRIWRLASAWMVRFRQTRAFTNAPDHLDENLRPLYIKTHQTIKKVTDDIEARFHFNTAISAVMELVNAMYQAETRDISPETADDQTAAVMRGAMETALMLLAPVVPHFTEELWAAMGYEPGSLANQSWPAWRTDALSADTRLIVVQVNGKLRGKFEIDADADDEALKTRALEDENVARFIEDRPVKKVITVKHKLVNIVV from the coding sequence ATGGATCAACGATACGACCCGCAAACCATTGAACCCAAATGGCAGCAGGTCTGGGAAAAAACCCGGGCCTTTTGCGCGGATGCCGACGCCTCCCGGGAAAAATATTATCTGCTGGAAATGTTTCCCTACCCCTCGGGGCGGATTCATATCGGACACGTTCGCAACTATACCATCGGCGACGTGGTGGCGCGGTACAAGCGGATGTGCGGCTACAACGTACTGCATCCCATGGGATGGGACGCATTCGGGATGCCCGCGGAAAACGCGGCCATTGCCAATAAAACCCACCCGGCCCAATGGACCTGGGAAAATATCGCAGCCATGCGAAAACAATTAAAACGCCTGGGCTTAAGCTACGACTGGGAAAGGGAGCTGGCCACCTGCGATCCGAAATATTACAAATGGGAGCAGTGGCTGTTTATCCGCATGTATGAAAAGGGCATGGTGTACCGCAAGGAATCGCTTGTCAACTGGTGCGAGACCTGCAGCACCGTGCTGGCCAATGAACAGGTGGAAAACGGCGAGTGCTGGCGATGTGGCCGGCCCGTTAAGCAGAAGAAGCTCTGGGGATGGTTTTTTAAAATCACCGACTATGCCGATGATCTGCTGGAGCACTGCGAAAAACTGCCCGGCTGGCCAGAAAAAGTGCTGACCATGCAGAAAAACTGGATCGGCAAAAGCACAGGCGCACAAATCCGCTTTCCTGTCAGCGGCACACATGAGGTCATCCATGTGTTTACCACCCGGCCGGATACCATCTACGGGGCCACATACATGGTGCTGGCCCCGGAGCACCCCCTGGTCCGGACGCTTTCCCGGGATACCGGGCAGCAGGAGACAGTGGATGCGTTTGTCGATCGCATGGCGGCGGAAAGCCGCACTGACCGGATGCTGGAGACAAAGGAAAAAGAAGGCGTGTTTCTGGGCGCCTGGTGCACCAACCCGGTCACCGGCACGCAAATCCCGGTTTATACCGCCAATTTCGCCCTGATGGAATACGGCACCGGCGCGGTCATGTCCGTGCCCGCCCATGACCAGCGGGATTACGAATTTGCCAAAAAATACGGCATTGACATCATCGTGGTGATCAAACCGGAGGACCTCTCTGTTGAAGAAACCGCAGCAACGCAGGCCTATACCGGCGACGGGGTCATGGTCAATTCCGGCCCCTTTGACGGCATGCACAACCGTAAAGCCTATGAAGACCTGATTGCCTATTTTGAAAAAAACGGCCTGGGCAAACGCAGCATCAGCTACCGCATCCGGGACTGGGGCATTTCCCGTCAGCGGTACTGGGGGGCGCCGGTGCCCATGATCCATTGCGACACCTGCGGCATCGTGCCGGTAAAAGACACGGATCTTCCGGTGGTGCTGCCGGAAAACGTTGATCTGCTCGAAGGCGGCGGCTCACCGCTTTCCTCTCATGAGGCCTTTGTCAATGTCGCCTGTCCGCAATGCGGGGCCGCGGCCAGGCGGGAAACCGATACCATGGATACATTTGTGGAATCGTCGTGGTATTTTGAGCGCTACTGCAGCCCGCACTGCGATACGGCCATGTTTGACAAAAAGGAAGTTGCGTACTGGATGCCCGTGGACCAGTACATCGGCGGCGTTGAACATGCGGTCATGCACCTGCTCTACTCCCGGTATTTTACCCGGGTATTAAAGGACATGGGTCTGGTGGATTTCAAGGAGCCTTTCACCCGGCTGCTCACCCAGGGAATGGTGTGCAAGGAGACCCAGCACTGCCCGGAACACGGTTTTTTATATCCCGAGGAAGCCGGGGCTCGCGGCGAGTCGGTTTTCTGCAAAAAATGCGGCCAGCCCGTGGAAGTGGGACGGGTGGAAAAGATGTCAAAGTCCAAGAAAAACATCATTGATCCCAATGAACTGGTGGCCCGCTACGGTGCCGACACGGTCCGGCTGTTCTGCCTGTTTGCCGCCCCGCCGGAGCGGGACCTGGAATGGAGTGAACAGGGGGTTGAAGGCGGTTTCCGTTTTTTAAACCGCATCTGGCGGCTGGCCTCGGCATGGATGGTCCGATTCAGACAGACCCGGGCTTTCACCAATGCTCCCGATCACCTGGATGAAAACCTCCGGCCCCTTTACATCAAAACCCATCAGACCATCAAAAAGGTCACAGACGACATCGAAGCCCGGTTCCATTTTAACACGGCCATCAGTGCAGTCATGGAACTGGTCAATGCCATGTATCAGGCCGAAACCCGGGACATCTCCCCGGAAACCGCCGATGATCAAACTGCGGCTGTAATGCGAGGGGCCATGGAAACCGCCCTGATGCTGCTGGCTCCGGTGGTCCCCCATTTTACAGAGGAACTCTGGGCCGCCATGGGATATGAGCCCGGCAGCCTGGCAAATCAATCCTGGCCCGCCTGGCGAACAGATGCACTATCCGCAGACACCCGCCTGATCGTAGTACAGGTAAACGGCAAGCTCAGGGGCAAATTTGAAATTGATGCGGATGCAGATGACGAGGCATTAAAGACCCGGGCCCTGGAGGATGAAAACGTGGCGCGCTTTATCGAAGACAGGCCGGTAAAAAAGGTGATCACGGTAAAACACAAGTTGGTGAATATCGTTGTATAA
- the topA gene encoding type I DNA topoisomerase codes for MSKPLVIVESPTKVKTIKKYLGDQYNVASTVGHIKDLPAKELGIEVEQGFNPKYVTIPGKQKVIKALKTAAGDATDIYLAPDPDREGEAIAWHAAEVLKKKGRQFHRVLFHELTQNAVKQALSRPEALNENRYKAQQTRRILDRLVGYQISPILWKKVKYGLSAGRVQSVAVRMICERERAIHAFEPEEYWSITARLKAGSPPEFEAKLAKHKGKKITIPDEITAMQIRDALADADFVVDKITKKTVRRRPYPPFTTSKLQQEAIRKLRFSAKKAMTVAQQLYEGVDLGGETVGLITYMRTDSTRISAEAAGEAKDLILQRHGKDYALSKPRFFANKNWTQDAHEAIRPTSVFNTPEKISKFLSKDQMALYQLIWQRFVASQMAEALIDQKSIAIAAAGYQLTASGSTVKFPGFLALYQSADDTLAAESNKEKGQLPEMTEKETLALQKLEPKQHFTAPPPRFSEATLVKELEENGIGRPSTYAAILSTIREKGYVELLKGYFHPTELGFIITDLLVENFPDILNVDFTAKLENDLDKVESDEQEAGDLLRQFYELFEQRLLSAAENMLSVKGLGLPTGFKCPECGKEARIKVGKNGPFLACEGYPDCTWSRNYTRTEKGAIEPVEPAEIESDGEVCEKCSRPMVVKQGRYGEFLACSGYPECKHTRSLHSGGPATSTGVTCPEEGCNGEIMERKSRRGKIFYGCSRYPDCTFALWDKPVDRQCPECGAPYLVEKETKKEGLVIKCAQKGCGYKEKG; via the coding sequence GTGAGCAAACCGCTGGTGATTGTCGAATCCCCGACCAAGGTGAAAACCATAAAGAAATATCTTGGTGATCAGTATAATGTGGCCTCCACTGTGGGCCACATCAAGGACCTGCCTGCAAAGGAACTGGGCATTGAAGTGGAGCAGGGCTTTAACCCAAAATACGTAACCATTCCCGGAAAACAGAAGGTGATCAAGGCGCTGAAAACTGCAGCCGGAGATGCCACGGACATCTATCTTGCCCCTGACCCGGACCGGGAGGGCGAGGCCATTGCCTGGCATGCAGCCGAAGTGCTCAAGAAAAAGGGGCGGCAGTTTCACCGGGTGTTGTTCCACGAGCTGACCCAAAACGCGGTGAAGCAGGCGCTTTCCAGGCCCGAGGCTTTAAATGAGAACCGCTATAAAGCCCAGCAGACCCGCCGGATACTGGATCGGCTGGTGGGATATCAGATTTCGCCGATCTTGTGGAAAAAGGTCAAATACGGCTTAAGCGCCGGCCGGGTCCAGTCCGTGGCCGTTCGCATGATATGTGAGCGTGAACGGGCCATCCATGCCTTTGAGCCAGAGGAATACTGGTCGATCACCGCCCGGCTAAAGGCCGGCAGTCCTCCGGAGTTTGAAGCCAAACTGGCCAAACACAAGGGCAAAAAAATTACCATTCCGGATGAAATCACGGCCATGCAGATCCGGGATGCACTGGCGGATGCCGATTTCGTGGTGGACAAGATCACCAAAAAGACCGTCCGCCGCCGGCCGTATCCGCCGTTTACCACCAGCAAGCTTCAGCAGGAGGCCATCCGAAAACTGCGATTCTCCGCCAAAAAAGCCATGACCGTGGCCCAGCAGCTCTACGAGGGCGTGGACCTGGGCGGTGAGACCGTGGGGCTGATCACTTACATGCGAACCGATTCCACCCGGATATCGGCAGAAGCCGCAGGCGAGGCAAAGGATTTGATCTTACAGCGCCACGGCAAGGATTATGCCCTGTCCAAGCCGCGCTTTTTTGCCAACAAAAACTGGACCCAGGATGCCCATGAGGCCATCCGGCCCACATCGGTGTTCAACACCCCGGAAAAGATCTCAAAGTTTTTGTCCAAAGATCAGATGGCCCTGTACCAGTTGATCTGGCAGCGCTTTGTGGCCTCCCAGATGGCCGAAGCCCTGATTGACCAGAAAAGCATTGCCATTGCCGCGGCCGGCTACCAGCTCACTGCATCGGGCTCCACTGTGAAGTTTCCGGGTTTTCTGGCCCTTTACCAGTCCGCAGATGACACTTTGGCCGCTGAAAGCAACAAGGAAAAAGGCCAGCTGCCTGAGATGACGGAAAAAGAAACTCTGGCCCTGCAGAAGCTTGAGCCCAAACAGCACTTTACCGCGCCGCCGCCACGGTTTTCAGAGGCCACCCTGGTCAAGGAGCTTGAGGAAAACGGCATCGGCCGGCCCAGCACTTATGCCGCGATTTTAAGTACCATCCGGGAAAAGGGATATGTGGAGTTGTTAAAGGGCTATTTTCACCCCACAGAGCTGGGCTTTATCATCACGGACCTGCTGGTGGAAAATTTTCCGGATATTCTGAATGTGGATTTCACGGCCAAGCTGGAAAATGATCTGGACAAGGTGGAATCCGACGAACAGGAAGCCGGAGACCTTTTGCGGCAGTTCTACGAGTTGTTTGAGCAGCGGTTGCTTTCGGCTGCGGAAAATATGCTCAGCGTCAAGGGCCTGGGACTGCCCACTGGATTTAAGTGTCCGGAATGCGGCAAGGAAGCGCGCATCAAGGTGGGCAAAAACGGCCCGTTTCTGGCTTGCGAGGGATATCCGGACTGTACTTGGTCACGCAATTACACGCGCACGGAAAAAGGCGCCATCGAGCCGGTGGAGCCTGCTGAGATCGAAAGCGACGGCGAGGTTTGTGAAAAGTGCAGCCGGCCCATGGTGGTCAAGCAGGGCCGGTACGGGGAGTTTCTTGCCTGCAGCGGCTATCCGGAATGCAAGCATACCAGATCCCTTCATTCCGGCGGCCCGGCAACTTCCACCGGCGTGACATGCCCGGAGGAAGGCTGTAACGGCGAGATTATGGAGCGCAAATCCCGTCGGGGCAAGATTTTTTACGGCTGCAGCCGGTATCCGGACTGCACCTTTGCGCTGTGGGACAAGCCGGTGGATCGCCAGTGTCCCGAATGCGGTGCGCCCTATCTTGTTGAAAAGGAGACCAAAAAGGAGGGCTTGGTCATCAAATGCGCACAGAAAGGCTGCGGGTACAAGGAAAAGGGATAG
- the secD gene encoding protein translocase subunit SecD: MKGYTWRVVVVLGVLLAAVVYVVPTFKPGIWPHKQINLGLDLQGGMHLALEVETQKAVDGTLDRIQGELRSLLREERIRHSRMETSGDNGLVIGLMDADDVEKVEDLIENEFEEVSVRSSSRTQNDVKVKIAIIGERAGQIRDQAVEQALETIRNRIDQFGVSEPDIRVQGERRILIQLPGVTDTDRAKELIGRTAQLEFKLLDEDNSLQRALEGQVPPGSEILYQSGDTAQEGRRPYLVKKDTLLTGAYLEDARVKIDSQYNEPYVTIDFDRRGARIFERITAENVKKHLAIVLDNNVYSAPVIQEKIGGGTARITGNFSMQEAHDLAIVLRAGALPAPVEIIEERTVGPSLGHDSIRMGLISMAVGGILVLLFMAVYYQLAGLIANTALVVNILFIAAGLAAFGATLTLPGIAGIILTIGMAVDANVIIFERIREEQRLGKTPASAVAAGFDRAAVAVLDANVTTLIAALVLYQFGTGPVRGFAVTLSLGVLASLFTALFACRLIFDYFYSVRRMKTLSI; encoded by the coding sequence TTGAAAGGCTATACGTGGCGCGTGGTGGTGGTACTGGGCGTTCTTTTGGCTGCCGTGGTGTATGTGGTGCCTACATTCAAGCCCGGGATCTGGCCGCACAAACAGATTAACCTGGGACTGGATTTGCAGGGCGGCATGCATCTGGCCCTGGAAGTGGAAACACAAAAAGCAGTGGACGGTACGCTGGACCGTATCCAGGGGGAGCTTCGCTCCCTGCTGCGCGAAGAGCGCATCCGGCACAGCCGTATGGAGACTTCCGGGGACAACGGCCTAGTCATTGGGCTCATGGACGCCGATGATGTGGAAAAAGTCGAGGATCTCATTGAAAATGAATTCGAAGAGGTCTCTGTCCGTTCCAGTTCCCGTACCCAAAACGATGTGAAAGTGAAAATTGCCATCATCGGTGAGCGGGCCGGACAGATCCGGGACCAGGCTGTTGAGCAGGCGCTTGAGACCATACGTAACCGCATCGACCAGTTCGGTGTCAGTGAGCCCGATATCCGGGTTCAGGGTGAACGCCGGATTTTAATCCAGCTGCCAGGGGTTACGGATACGGACAGGGCAAAGGAGTTGATCGGCAGAACCGCCCAGCTGGAATTCAAGCTTCTTGACGAGGACAACTCCCTGCAGCGGGCTCTGGAGGGGCAGGTGCCGCCGGGCAGTGAAATTCTTTACCAGAGCGGCGATACGGCCCAGGAGGGCCGCCGGCCTTACCTGGTGAAAAAAGACACCCTGCTGACCGGAGCATACCTGGAGGACGCCCGGGTAAAGATTGATTCCCAGTATAACGAGCCTTACGTGACAATTGATTTTGACCGCAGGGGGGCGCGGATTTTTGAGCGGATCACGGCTGAAAATGTCAAAAAGCATCTGGCCATTGTCCTGGATAATAATGTTTATTCCGCCCCGGTGATCCAGGAGAAAATAGGCGGCGGAACCGCCCGCATAACCGGCAACTTCTCCATGCAGGAAGCTCATGATCTGGCCATTGTCCTGCGCGCCGGCGCCCTTCCCGCACCCGTGGAAATCATCGAGGAGCGCACAGTGGGTCCGTCTCTGGGCCATGATTCCATTCGTATGGGCCTGATCTCAATGGCTGTTGGCGGTATTCTGGTTCTGCTTTTCATGGCGGTTTATTATCAATTGGCCGGCCTGATCGCCAACACGGCCCTGGTGGTCAATATCCTGTTTATTGCCGCAGGCCTTGCGGCCTTTGGCGCCACACTGACCCTGCCGGGAATTGCCGGCATTATCCTGACCATCGGCATGGCCGTGGATGCCAACGTGATTATTTTCGAGCGCATCCGGGAGGAACAGCGGCTGGGCAAAACCCCGGCATCGGCTGTGGCAGCCGGTTTTGACCGGGCGGCAGTAGCTGTGCTGGATGCCAATGTCACCACCCTGATTGCAGCTTTGGTGCTCTATCAGTTCGGTACCGGACCGGTCAGGGGGTTTGCTGTGACCCTGAGCCTGGGCGTGCTGGCCAGCCTGTTTACGGCCCTGTTTGCCTGCCGGCTGATATTTGATTATTTCTACAGCGTTCGGCGCATGAAAACTCTCAGCATATAA
- the yajC gene encoding preprotein translocase subunit YajC → MIEIAHAMGQTGEGAAQGGGLAAFLPIILMFVIFYFLLIRPQQKKAKAHQEMINNLKKGDRVITSGGIHGSITSLDESTATVEIADKVRVKVTRGSIAALSQSAQSE, encoded by the coding sequence TTGATTGAAATAGCTCATGCCATGGGCCAGACAGGCGAGGGCGCTGCCCAGGGAGGCGGGTTGGCCGCGTTTCTGCCCATCATCCTGATGTTTGTGATTTTTTATTTCCTGCTCATCCGGCCCCAGCAGAAAAAGGCCAAGGCCCACCAGGAAATGATCAATAATCTGAAAAAAGGCGACCGTGTGATTACAAGCGGCGGCATCCACGGCAGCATCACTTCCCTGGACGAGTCAACGGCAACCGTTGAGATCGCCGACAAGGTCCGCGTCAAGGTAACCCGGGGCAGCATTGCCGCCCTGAGCCAGTCCGCCCAGTCCGAATAA
- a CDS encoding Rne/Rng family ribonuclease, producing MTSKILINAVDPEECRIATVTDNRLEEFHIETSAREITQGNIYKAVVSRVEPSLQAVFVDYGAEKNGFLQKQEIHPDYFHDDPSGNQSLKNVVKRGQELIVQVTNDPIMEKGAMLTTYISLPGRNTVLMPGTKNRGVSRKITDEKERKRLKDITENLELPEDYGLIVRTAGQGSNKTIISKDVRYLMRLWKNIQQKAVEEKAPMLLYKEQTVAVRAIRDSFTTDVKEILIDDDTVYQQVREFIQIVSPQHKKVVKRYSADKPIFTKHQLEEQIASIFDNRVKLKSGGSIVIEQTEALVSIDVNSGKATQKASIEATALQTNLEAAEEVARQLRLRDFGGLIVIDFIDMRDRKHKARVEQTLKNELKPDKARTKVGRISAFGLLEMSRQRIRPSIRSLNFETCRYCQGKGVIQSVESLALGFLRRLRLETIKSGVTTVKGYLPSEVATYLLNRKKREILDLEMRRKITVSIETDNNMLPGDSRIECE from the coding sequence ATGACAAGCAAGATTCTCATTAACGCCGTGGATCCGGAGGAATGCCGTATCGCCACGGTTACGGACAACCGGCTGGAAGAGTTTCACATTGAAACCAGCGCCCGGGAAATTACCCAGGGAAACATTTACAAGGCGGTTGTCTCCAGGGTGGAGCCGAGCCTGCAGGCGGTCTTTGTGGACTACGGGGCGGAAAAAAACGGTTTTTTGCAAAAGCAGGAAATTCATCCGGATTATTTCCATGACGATCCCTCCGGCAATCAGTCCCTGAAAAACGTCGTCAAGCGTGGCCAGGAGCTCATTGTTCAGGTGACCAATGATCCCATCATGGAAAAAGGGGCTATGCTCACCACCTATATATCCCTTCCGGGCCGAAACACCGTGCTGATGCCCGGTACAAAAAACCGCGGGGTTTCGCGCAAGATTACCGATGAGAAGGAGCGCAAGCGCTTAAAGGATATCACCGAGAACCTGGAGTTGCCCGAAGATTACGGCCTTATCGTGCGCACGGCCGGCCAGGGCAGCAACAAGACCATTATTTCCAAGGATGTGCGCTATCTCATGCGGCTGTGGAAAAACATTCAGCAAAAGGCCGTAGAGGAAAAGGCCCCGATGCTTCTCTATAAGGAGCAGACCGTTGCAGTCCGGGCCATCAGGGATTCGTTTACCACGGATGTCAAGGAAATCCTCATTGATGATGACACGGTTTATCAGCAGGTCAGAGAGTTCATCCAGATTGTTTCGCCCCAGCACAAAAAAGTTGTCAAGCGCTATTCCGCGGACAAGCCGATATTTACCAAACACCAGCTCGAAGAGCAGATCGCCTCGATTTTTGACAACCGGGTCAAGCTCAAGTCCGGCGGCTCTATTGTGATTGAACAGACCGAAGCCCTGGTTTCCATTGACGTTAATTCCGGCAAGGCCACCCAGAAGGCCTCAATTGAAGCCACAGCCCTGCAGACCAACCTTGAGGCCGCTGAAGAGGTGGCCCGTCAATTGCGCCTGCGGGACTTCGGGGGGTTGATTGTCATCGATTTTATTGATATGCGGGACCGCAAGCACAAAGCCCGGGTGGAGCAGACCCTGAAAAACGAACTCAAGCCCGACAAGGCGCGCACCAAGGTGGGCCGGATATCGGCCTTCGGCCTTCTGGAAATGTCGCGCCAGCGTATCCGCCCATCGATCCGGTCGCTGAACTTTGAAACCTGCCGGTATTGTCAGGGAAAGGGTGTGATCCAGTCGGTGGAATCCCTGGCGCTGGGATTTTTACGGCGTCTGCGCCTGGAGACAATTAAAAGCGGGGTCACCACAGTCAAGGGATATTTGCCTTCAGAGGTGGCCACTTACCTGCTCAATCGCAAAAAGCGGGAAATTCTGGATCTGGAGATGCGCCGGAAAATCACCGTCTCCATTGAGACAGACAACAACATGCTGCCCGGCGACAGCAGAATCGAGTGCGAATAA
- the dprA gene encoding DNA-processing protein DprA, with protein MEGGGNQDRVCAWIALRQAPGVGPLTCKRLVERFGSPENVFCADESRLLEVEGMGTKSARAVLQGGSRQQAQKEFVRCQKRGYEIIAVDHPRYPWRLARITDPPPYLYAFGRPLDPEPAIAVVGTRNPTRYGFSMARRLSADLADMGLTIVSGMARGIDTAAHKGALDAGGSTVAVLGSGLSVIYPPENRKLYFDISRQGTIVSERPVDDPPNSYNFPARNRIISGMCLGTVVVEAAKKSGSLITARLAAEQNREVFAVPGNINSYKSSGAHNLLKQGAKLVERAQDVIEEIAPLLLSAKNSEGANLRHPENQIQAADLTAEQARVYHALDPYPAHIDELARELSMDAGALLSVLLNLELKGMVTQMPGKYYCIRGVET; from the coding sequence ATGGAAGGCGGGGGCAATCAGGATCGTGTTTGTGCATGGATCGCGCTGCGACAGGCGCCGGGCGTCGGGCCACTGACCTGTAAGCGTCTGGTTGAGCGCTTTGGATCTCCGGAAAACGTTTTTTGCGCAGACGAATCCCGCCTGCTGGAGGTAGAGGGAATGGGCACAAAAAGTGCCCGGGCGGTGTTGCAGGGCGGCAGCCGGCAGCAGGCGCAGAAGGAGTTTGTCCGCTGTCAAAAACGGGGATACGAGATCATTGCAGTCGATCACCCCCGGTATCCCTGGCGCCTTGCCCGGATCACTGATCCGCCGCCCTATTTATACGCCTTCGGCCGCCCCCTTGATCCGGAACCCGCCATTGCCGTTGTGGGCACGCGCAATCCAACCCGCTACGGCTTTTCCATGGCCCGCCGGCTGAGCGCGGATCTTGCGGACATGGGACTGACCATTGTCAGCGGAATGGCCCGGGGCATTGATACGGCCGCCCACAAGGGCGCCCTGGATGCCGGGGGAAGCACCGTTGCAGTGCTCGGAAGCGGCCTTTCCGTTATTTACCCGCCGGAAAACCGGAAACTCTATTTTGACATTTCCAGGCAAGGCACTATTGTATCTGAACGGCCTGTGGATGATCCGCCAAACAGTTACAACTTCCCGGCCCGCAACCGGATTATTTCCGGAATGTGCCTGGGCACGGTGGTGGTGGAGGCGGCCAAAAAGAGCGGATCGCTGATCACTGCGCGACTGGCTGCAGAGCAGAACAGGGAAGTGTTTGCTGTACCGGGAAATATCAATTCATATAAGAGTTCCGGGGCCCATAATCTGCTCAAACAGGGAGCCAAGCTCGTGGAGCGGGCCCAGGATGTGATAGAGGAAATCGCCCCGTTGCTGCTATCGGCCAAAAACAGCGAGGGTGCGAACCTCCGCCATCCGGAGAACCAAATCCAGGCCGCGGACTTGACAGCCGAGCAAGCCCGGGTATACCATGCGCTCGATCCGTATCCGGCCCATATTGATGAACTGGCCAGGGAGTTGTCCATGGATGCCGGCGCATTGCTTTCTGTTTTGTTAAACCTTGAATTAAAGGGCATGGTCACACAGATGCCCGGAAAATATTATTGTATCCGTGGAGTTGAAACGTGA